One genomic window of Panicum hallii strain FIL2 chromosome 6, PHallii_v3.1, whole genome shotgun sequence includes the following:
- the LOC112897952 gene encoding putative F-box/LRR-repeat protein 9, translating into MMMASPVRRRRCGEGMDDAPPIGTGDWPVPARDWSELPLDALVSVFVKLGAIEILMGAGLVCRSWLQAAELPELWRSVVMACHKVVDNIVDVDDDTVRASPVEPKINRDVLCAMARVAVDRSRGQLEVFVAMRFVTDQLLEYIGNRSPALKTVSLISCAGVSNQGFTQLINKCPMLEDLLLALCHRIGGRDVYEAAGRACPRLRRFRLCKRMLVSLLAEKPGEALGFAAMHELRTLVLIGSDVTNAELASVIDCCPRLESLDLMDCFNIVADDVLRARCAGIKSLMLPPRRREVDVDDEYESLSLRDCDFGSDSY; encoded by the exons ATGATGATGGCCTCGCCGGTTCGCCGCCGAAG GTGTGGCGAGGGAATGGACGATGCACCACCGATAGGAACAGGCGACTGGCCGGTGCCGGCCAGGGACTGGTCGGAGCTGCCGCTGGACGCCCTCGTGTCTGTCTTCGTCAAGCTCGGCGCCATCGAGATCCTGATGGGCGCGGGCCTCGTATGCCGCTCCTGGCTCCAGGCAGCGGAGCTGCCCGAGCTGTGGCGGTCCGTGGTCATGGCGTGCCACAAGGTGGTGGACAACATCGTCGACGTTGACGACGACACAGTTCGCGCCTCTCCCGTGGAGCCAAAGATCAACCGCGATGTCCTGTGCGCCATGGCGAGGGTCGCCGTCGAccgctcccgtgggcagctggAGGTGTTCGTGGCCATGCGGTTCGTTACCGATCAACTCTTGGAGTACATCGGCAACAG GTCGCCCGCTCTGAAGACCGTCAGCCTCATCTCGTGCGCCGGCGTCTCCAACCAAGGGTTCACGCAGCTGATCAACAAGTGCCCTATGCTAGAGGACCTCCTGCTTGCGTTGTGCCACAGGATCGGCGGCCGTGACGTCTACGAGGCTGCCGGCCGGGCATGCCCGCGGCTCAGGCGCTTCAGGCTGTGCAAGAGGATGCTTGTTTCCTTGCTCGCAGAGAAGCCCGGGGAGGCGCTCGGGTTTGCGGCGATGCACGAGCTGCGGACCCTCGTCCTCATCGGGAGCGACGTCACCAACGCTGAGCTCGCGTCCGTCATCGACTGCTGCCCTCGCCTGGAGAGTCTCGACCTCATGGACTGCTTCAACATCGTCGCCGACGACGTGCTGCGGGCGAGGTGCGCCGGGATCAAGTCGCTGATGCTTCCTCCCCGCCGTCGCGAGGTTGATGTTGACGACGAGTACGAATCTCTCAGCTTAAGGGATTGCGATTTCGGCTCGGACTCCTATTGA
- the LOC112896916 gene encoding putative F-box/LRR-repeat protein 23 — translation MAARDWASLAPDILITVILMLGPAEIMRGAERAFSSWRRVAVDDPALWRRIDMGTEVLPFSSGGRAAAHAAMDRAAGECEAFSGPCDNHLLFCLVRRAPSLKVLHVKHLYAQNKVLNSVLNRLPLLEDIEISPSFASTPSENLLQSVCKDCPRLKKLRLNCSESFDFHNGNGVALEIIHGGIAPMHDLRSIELLHCDLTTQGLRAILDNCPLLETLHITGFLVGGKIDEKLRRKCARVKDLTLPGKSVKLYRFHRNGPVRRQVSGPLEMDD, via the exons ATGGCGGCGAGGGACTGGGCTTCGCTGGCCCCGGACATCCTGATCACCGTCATCCTCATGCTGGGGCCCGCCGAGATCATGCGGGGCGCGGAGCGCGCCTTCTCCTcctggcggcgcgtcgccgtcgATGATCCGGCGCTGTGGCGGCGCATCGACATGGGCACGGAGGTCTTGCCGTTTTCCTCcggcggacgggcggcggcgcacgccgcCATGGATCGCGCCGCCGGGGAGTGCGAAGCCTTCTCGGGGCCCTGCGACAACCACTTGCTGTTCTGCCTGGTTCGAAG AGCACCCTCCTTGAAAGTCCTGCATGTGAAACATCTGTATGCGCAAAATAAAGTACTGAACTCGGTGCTCAACAGACTACCTCTCCTGGAGGATATTGAAATTTCTCCTTCATTTGCCAGCACTCCCTCTGAGAATTTGCTTCAATCCGTCTGCAAAGATTGTCCTCGTCTCAAGAAACTCAGGCTGAACTGCAGCGAGTCTTTTGACTTCCACAATGGCAATGGCGTGGCCTTGGAGATAATCCATGGAGGAATCGCACCGATGCATGACTTGCGCTCCATAGAATTGCTTCACTGTGACCTGACTACCCAGGGACTGAGAGCAATCCTTGACAATTGCCCTCTACTGGAAACTCTCCACATTACTGGATTTCTAGTTGGTGGCAAGATCGATGAGAAGCTACGGCGGAAATGCGCTAGAGTGAAGGATCTGACTCTTCCTGGTAAATCAGTGAAGCTTTACAGATTTCATCGTAATGGTCCGGTCAGAAGACAAGTTTCTGGGCCCTTGGAGATGGATGACTGA
- the LOC112896917 gene encoding putative F-box/LRR-repeat protein 23, translated as MTSGDLGGLMEAVPARDWADGLGTDALLGILHRLDHVDVLTAADHVCRSWRRAAREEPALWRRITMRGREGISRRLNRGGLACEAVRRSAGRCEAFCGEYAGDDGFLVYLSEQAPCLKSLRLISCNGVTNEGVAEAAKGLPLLEELELSLCDNVGGSEVFEVVGEVCPQLKQFRLNKKRFDVTVWVKENYVQGIATMHGLRTLQLFSNILTNTGLETILDNCPHLESLDIRHCFNVGMDETLLLKCARIKTLRLPDDPTDDYDLEVQSPIRTYVPREEYMCYSDCCYNRYEDSEDSGDDSDFYGEPSRYESDLDKYEKMLPLSMRTFLR; from the exons ATGACCTCCGGCGACCTGGGCGGGCTCATGGAGGCCGTGCCGGCGAGGGACTGGGCCGATGGCCTGGGCACGGACGCGCTCCTGGGGATCCTCCACCGGCTGGACCACGTCGACGTCCTGACGGCCGCCGACCACGTGTGCCGCTCgtggcgccgcgccgcgcgggagGAGCCCGCGCTGTGGCGCCGGATCACCATGCGCGGGCGCGAGGGGATCTCGCGCAGGCTCAACCGCGGCGGCCTGGCCTGCGAGGCCGTCCGGCGCAGCGCGGGGCGGTGCGAGGCCTTCTGCGGGGAGTACGCCGGCGACGACGGCTTCCTTGTCTACCTCAGCGAGCA GGCCCCTTGTTTAAAGAGCCTTCGCCTCATTTCTTGCAATGGTGTCACAAACGAAGGGGTTGCTGAGGCCGCGAAGGGGCTCCCTCTGCTTGAGGAGCTTGAGCTTTCTCTATGTGACAATGTAGGTGGTTCTGAAGTGTTTGAGGTTGTTGGCGAAGTATGCCCACAGCTGAAGCAATTCAGACTGAATAAAAAACGTTTTGATGTTACAGTGTGGGTAAAAGAAAATTATGTCCAAGGGATTGCAACTATGCATGGGCTACGAACCTTGCAGCTTTTCAGCAACATTCTCACAAATACGGGTCTAGAAACCATCTTGGACAACTGTCCCCATCTGGAGTCCCTTGACATACGCcactgcttcaacgtcggcATGGACGAGACTCTGCTTCTAAAGTGTGCCAGGATTAAGACGCTGAGGCTTCCGGATGACCCGACTGATGACTATGACCTCGAGGTTCAAagccctatcaggacatatgtTCCTCGAGAAGAATACATGTGTTATTCTGATTGCTGTTATAACCGCTATGAGGACTCAGAGGACTCCGGGGATGACTCAGATTTTTATGGTGAGCCCTCCCGCTACGAGAGTGACCTTGACAAGTATGAGAAGATGCTTCCGTTGAGCATGCGCACGTTCCTGAGATGA
- the LOC112897839 gene encoding NAC domain-containing protein 21/22-like, translating to MSSISMMEARMPPGFRFHPRDNELVLDYLLHKLSGRAHGGAAMVDVDLNKCEPWDLPEAACVGGKEWYFFNLRDRKYATGQRTNRATVSGYWKATGKDRAVVAGGDAAVVGMRKTLVFYRGRAPKGRKTGWVMHEFRLEPPAAPPPPSQQRQLPAAARHQRLKEDWVLCRVFYKSRTTTPKLPSEDAQDGTRSTEPDLAAALPLAPLTDTYTAFGATPTVTQQVSCFSGLPALPFKRPVSLGDLLAFDTSEKVSVGTVMLSSMPSNSSSVLELPPNCNWNQENVLSQMWNPLGI from the exons ATGAGCTCGATCAGCATGATGGAGGCCAGAATGCCTCCCGGGTTCAGGTTCCACCCGAGGGACAACGAGCTCGTCCTCGACTACCTCCTCCACAAGCTCTCAGGCCGTGCCCACGGCGGCGCTGCCATGGTCGATGTCGACCTCAACAAGTGCGAGCCATGGGACCTTCCAG AAGCCGCGTGCGTGGGCGGGAAGGAGTGGTACTTCTTCAACCTGCGCGACCGCAAGTACGCGACGGGGCAGCGCACCAACCGCGCCACCGTGTCGGGCTACTGGAAGGCCACCGGCAAGGACCgcgccgtcgtcgccggcggGGACGCCGCGGTGGTGGGGATGCGCAAGACGCTGGTGTTCTACCGCGGGCGAGCCCCCAAGGGGAGGAAGACGGGGTGGGTCATGCACGAGTTCCGCCTCGAGccaccggcggcgccgccgccgccgtcgcaacAACGCCAGCTCCCAGCTGCGGCGAGGCACCAGCGTCTCAAG GAGGACTGGGTGCTGTGCAGGGTGTTCTacaagagcagaacaaccaccCCAAAGCTGCCATCTGAAGATGCCCAGGACGGCACCCGATCAACTGAGCCGGACCTGGCGGCTGCCCTGCCGCTTGCACCCCTCACCGACACCTACACTGCCTTTGGCGCCACCCCGACGGTAACCCAGCAGGTGTCCTGCTTTTCCGGCCTGCCGGCGCTGCCGTTCAAGAGACCAGTGAGCCTTGGTGACCTGCTGGCCTTTGACACCTCTGAGAAGGTATCCGTCGGGACAGTGATGCTGAGCAGCATGCCAAGCAACAGCAGTTCAGTACTGGAGCTGCCTCCAAATTGCAACTGGAACCAGGAAAATGTACTGTCACAGATGTGGAACCCCCTTGGAATATGA
- the LOC112896326 gene encoding cold-responsive protein kinase 1-like, whose product MACCFMCGTDMKQKVEGEGRNKVKVFSYSEMRKATHGFSGANKIGEGGFGSVFRGRLKDGTIVAIKVLSVDSRQGFREFVNELAAISDIVHENLITLVGCCAEGSHRIIVYNYLENNSLACTLLGSGRSNIRFNWKARVKIAVGVARGLAYLHEEIRPPIIHRDIKASNILLDKDLTPKISDFGLARLLPPNATHVSTRVAGTIGYLAPEYAVRGQVTKKSDIYSFGVLLLEIVSGRCNHNARLPQGDQFLLERTWTHYEQGKLEEIIDIDLGDDLDVEGACRLLKIGLLCTQDAMKVRPNMTSIIHMLTGEKSVCMDRVTKPAVIGDSDLNGNNEQRPTDPDSTTMRSFATTQPLTSSEVNTETSL is encoded by the exons ATGGCTTGCTGTTTTATGTGTGGGACTGACATGAAACAAAAGGTTGAAGGTGAAG GACGAAACAAGGTGAAGGTTTTTTCCTACAGTGAGATGAGGAAAGCTACACATGGTTTTAGTGGTGCTAATAAAATCGGTGAAGGTGGTTTCGGTTCTGTATTCAGG GGAAGGCTTAAAGATGGAACAATAGTTGCAATAAAAGTTCTGTCTGTTGATTCAAGGCAGGGTTTCCGAGAGTTCGTAAATGAACTCGCAGCAATTTCCGATATCGTGCATGAAAACCTAATTACCCTGGTCGGTTGCTGTGCTGAAGGGTCTCATAGAATCATTGTATACAATTATCTTGAGAACAACAGCCTTGCATGTACATTGCTAG GATCAGGCCGTAGCAACATCCGATTCAATTGGAAAGCTCGTGTCAAAATTGCGGTAGGTGTTGCCCGTGGGCTTGCTTATCTTCATGAAGAAATCCGCCCCCCTATAATTCACCGAGATATAAAGGCAAGCAATATTCTTCTTGACAAGGATCTCACCCCAAAAATCTCTGATTTCGGGTTGGCAAGGCTGCTGCCTCCAAATGCAACTCATGTGAGCACTAGAGTTGCAGGAACAAT AGGATACTTGGCTCCTGAATATGCGGTCAGGGGACAAGTGACAAAGAAGTCGGATATCTATAGTTTCGGTGTTTTGCTGTTGGAAATTGTTAGTGGCAGATGTAACCACAATGCTAGATTGCCTCAGGGAGACCAATTTCTGCTCGAGAGG ACATGGACACATTATGAGCAAGGAAAACTAGAGGAGATCATAGATATAGATCTAGGGGATGACCTTGATGTGGAGGGGGCGTGCCGGTTATTGAAAATTGGTCTACTGTGCACTCAAGACGCAATGAAAGTGCGTCCCAACATGACCAGCATCATCCATATGCTGACTGGAGAAAAGAGTGTCTGCATGGACAGGGTCACAAAACCAGCTGTGATAGGTGACTCAGACCTCAACGGCAATAATGAGCAGAGACCAACTGATCCAGACTCTACCACAATGAGATCCTTCGCCACGACCCAACCATTAACATCATCAGAAGTGAACACGGAGACATCTCTGTGA